gcttgccttttaactcattcttcctttatcaagtttttatttttatttctttatttgagagactgaaagagtgagtgagaagggaagagcagagagacaaaagcagtcctcgctgagcacagagcccaacacggggctcaagcccacaaccctgagataatgacctgagccaaaaccaagaattggtcacctaaccaactgagccacctataagcccctaatttgtttttcattttgtcatttcttacgatgataggttattttttttaaagattttatttatttatttgacagagagagatcacagtaggcagagaggcaggcagagagagaggaagggaagcaggccccctgctgagcagagagccccatgtgggacttgatcccaggaccctgagatcatgacctgagcggaaggcagcggcttaacccactgagccacccaggcgcccatgataggttattaaagtaacactttcttcctttttaaatatatgtttataatcctaagtttccctcaaaaaaaaaaaaaacttaactgtatcccataagactttgtattttatattttcactttcaagagatgagcaattgacagatttttggctttcaatcatctcaaggtattttctaacttctactgtgatttcttttttgactcctGTCTCATTTGggagtgtgttatttattttccacatatctGTGAattttctgtgtccttttgtGAATGACCTTTATTTTATTGCATGGAGTTAGAGACCACACATTGAGTGACTTTAGTTCTTCAACATGAATACTACATTTataggtcttttggtttttcagactggataatctcaattgatctctatttatattccctgattatttcatcttttactaccattgagctcatctggagaatattttatttcagttataatgcaactttcatttcattctgttctaattttatttctagtataTTTTTGATTTGGTGGGGCACCATTCTTGTActtcctgtgtattcttttttgtaagattttatttatttatttgacagacagagaggcaggcagaaagagagagaggaggaagcaggttccctgctgagcagagagcccagtgctgggctagatcccaggactctgggatcatgacctgagccaaaggcagaggctttaacccactaagccaccaaggcaccccggtgtattctttaaacatggtttttcttcagttctttaacatATGGAAACATAAGAATGACAGTTTTTGtccacgtctttatccattcaacatatatctggagttctttggaaatggctttaattcatcgtattttgttttttttttttttttccctagtgtaTAGATAGCTATACTTCTCTTTTGCTGGAGTATTGtgcaatttcttgagaaaattaaggtttaaaCTATATAATGTGGTAACTATAGAAAGTAGATCCTACCCCTGGGTTTTGAAAGGTAGCCTAAACATCAAGGCCAGATCTCTTGAGACTACATTTCACTCTGTTTTCCCCCCTACATACACATATTTGCACACTTcatatgactgtattttaattattaacctgAGTAGTGGAAAGCATatgtctatttacttatttactgctgtttaattttgatgttattttctaattatacaatgATTCTCTTTTAGCTGATACTCCATGGAGTGTGCATTAAGAATGTAACAAAATTCTATTGGCTTTCTTAccacaaatgttgtttttcatttcacaaatgaaatgtgaaattttcacaaatgtaggctttcatttgacttgagctccccaatacactcaaatcaagaaagattattaaatacatagaaaaatgggGATTCAAATTGTGTCATGCTTTCTGCCTACGCATAATAGACATGTGATGTAAAACGGATATCGAGACAAAAGATTTAGCTTGGTTTTTAATTGTTGCACCTAAACACTGTGACTGTAGACAAATCAATCATTATGCTCTTATTTGTAAACTGGGAATAACACCAGCTCtacttaatactttaatatttatgcatttttacatcaaatgttacatatttctacataaaagttataaaatgcattttattgagataaaatgtgtatattttctcccGTACCACCTAGTTACTGTATAATATATAGGGTTATAAGTTACTTTCCCAGGGTTACACACTCTTAAATTGCATATTTGAaactcatccttttctttttctgttttttttccatatgaaactaTGTAAACTTATTACACAGATGTTCTTAGCTCTATTCACAATGCTCCAAACTGGAAAACTACATGTATACACAAGTATAcgcatacataaacacatatgtatatatatacatgcatacacaatggaatactgtttttttggttttttttaaatttatttcttatttattttcagcataacaatattcattatttttgcaccacacccagtactccatgcaatccctgcactctctaaaacccaccacctggttccccctacctaccaccccccgccccttcaaaccccttagattgtttttccaagtccctaggctctcatggttcacctccccttccaatttcccccaactcccttttcctctctatcttcccatgtcctgcatgctacttgttatgctccaccattaagtgaaaccatatgataattgactctctctgcttgagttatttcactcagcataatctcttccagtcccttccatgttgctacaaaagttgggcattcgtcctttctgatggaggcataatactccatagtgtatatggaccatatcttccttatccattcgtccgttgaagggcatcttggatctttccacagtttggcgaccgtggccattgctgctataaacactggggtacagatggcccttcttttcactacatctgtacctttgggttaaatacccaggagcccaatggccgggtcatagggaagttttatttttaatttcttgaggaatctccacactgttctccaaataggttgcaccaactcgcattcccaccaacagtggaagagggttcccctttctccacaacccctccaacacatgttgtttcctgtcttgctaattctggccattctaactggttcaaggtgatatctcaatgtggttttaatttgaatctacctgagggctagtgatgatgaacattttttcatgtgtctgataggcatttatatgtctccattggagatgtgtctgctttgcacccaacacgaaatacacacaaccaaaaccacacatcaaccgcccgaaaatgaaaaaaagccatcctcaacaagttggaaagaggacctcaaggagagccctccaccctctcccacaccttaagcaacaaaagtccTCCCATCAAAGCTAAACCAGATCTTCAAGTACCTggtggaggtgccttccctcACATTGCAGATGCTGCCTATGAAGGCTTCAGTGCAGCTTCTGAAGGTGCAGATGCTCtaaccccaaaagcctttctctgcagcagtttccctggtctttctggccttctgaggagggaggagtgggggaaaggggagagaagagacagggatccagttaaaaaggaggagaaacagcaaaataCAGGCAGTGGTGAGCCCTCACaacttcccaggcatccagtgcTGCAAACTTGGCTGGAAGAccgaccacccacccaccctttccagggaccAAAACAGGGACCGGGGAGTGCACGGGGCGCCCCCATGTGCACTCCACAAACTCTGGGCCCAGACCAtgctgcctcccacaggcagtggagATGGCAGCGGCCTGAGAGAGGCCAAGGCGGTCATGGGGAGCCGCCGACTTGTGGACTGCAgcgtggggctggggaaggggccggcaggggagaggctgggcaGATCTGGAGGGAGCAGGTAGAGGCAGCCAGAGGCTTGTGGCGGGAAATGGgccagctccttccctctcccctcccaggctggctccctccctttctccctacctGGGTAAATCTCCCTTTGCCTGGGAGGAATGGTAATGGCGGTGGCAGCGGCGGAGGGCCGCTGAGGAGGAgctgccagggctgctgcacTCAGAGCCGCCAGCCTCCAGCGGGAGCGACGGCGCCCACTGCTGccacagcctcccccagccccaggatctccattttagcagCGCGGGCCTCCCTCCGCCCTGGGTAGCCACGGAAACTTGTCGTCGCCAGCCCCCTCTAGcccacagccctccctccccttccaccctctcagctaACAGCAGGTACCTGGTCGGGCTCTCCTTATTGCACAAGGACACGGGTGGGCTCTACCCCCGCACGCCACCGTCCCAAAGGCCAAAGTGGCGCCACTGGAAGGAAAATGCCGTCCACGAAGTCCTCACTTCTCGGCGAcagtcctcagccctacctctgcccttcctcagttgctgTCCCTCTGGCTCCCGCTGCCACCGCTTGCGCAGCCCCCGCCGCCGCTCCGCCGCTCCACCGCCGCCATCTGCGTTGCTGCCATCTGCGCTGCAGCCGCCCCTTGAGTTGCCAACACCGCTTGTGCAGCCAACGCAGTCTGCGCAGACGCCGCTGTTTGCTCCACCGCTGCTACAGCCGCAGACACCGCCGCCCCTGCTGGAGCCCTGAACGCCCAAGCGGTCGCCGCTTGCGCAGTCCAGCTGTCTGTGCCAGTGCCGCTTGCACCCCGGACGCCGTCGTCTGTGTGGCCGCCCCTTCCGCAGCCAACACTGCCTGCGCCGCCGCTGATGCCGCTTGTTCCGTCGAAGCCAACTCCATCTGCACCGCCGCTTGCGACGCCGAAGCCGCTGTGTGCACCGTCGCTGCTACCGACGCCGCTGAAGCCGCTGCTGTCTGCACCGCCGCGTTGTCTGCGCAGAGGCCGCTTGCACCGTTGACGCCGTCGCTGGTTCCGCCCGCTGACGTCCTCTGCGCTGTCACCGACGCCGCTTGTGCCGCTGAAGCCGCTGCCACTGCTATCCCCGCCGTCGCCACCGCTTATGCCGCTGCCGCCACCGCTTGAGCCCTGGACGCCTTCGGAGCCTAAGCGGCTTGTGCAGCTGAAGGCATCTGCCCCTATGGCTCTTGGCGCCCGCAACGCCGCGGTCTGCGGCCACTTTTTACGCCGCAGGGCCGCTTGCGCCTCTGACGCAGCCGCTTCCGCCGCCGCCGCTTCCGCCGCCGCCACTGTCTGCGCCGCCAGCGCCATCAGCCTCCGTAGCCGCGATGGCGCAGCCGGGGCATCCGCCCGCGGCTTAAGCGGTGTCTGAGGCGGTGCAGAGGGCGTGGGCCGGAGAAGAGGCGGCGGCGCAGGTGGCGGCGTCGCCAGACAGGCGGGGACGGCGTCGGCGGCGCAAGCGGCCTGGGCTGCACAAGCAGCGTGGGGATTCAAGTGGCGGCAGCGGCGGTGGCGGCGCAGACGGTACCGGCGGCGGCAGAGTCGGCGGCGGCAGTGGTAACAGTGGCGGTGCAGACAGCGGCGTGGGCGGCGCAGGCGGTGGCGGTGCAGATGGCGGTGGCTTTGGTGGCGGCGGCATTGTCGGCGGCGGCGCAGGCGGTGTTGGCTGGGGCAGCGGCCGCGGTACAGACGACGGTGTGGGCGGGCAAGGGGCATTGGCGCAGACAGCTGGGCTGCACAAGCGGCAACCGCTTGGGCGTCCACGGCTCCAacagcggcagcggcggcggcggcggcgtcaGCAGCAGCGGTGGAGCAGACAGCGGCGGCGGCGCAGATTGCGTCGGCTGCACAAGCGGTGTTGGCTACACAAGAGGCGGCTCCGGCGCAGATGGCAGCAACGCAGATGGCGGCGGGGGCTGCGCAAGCGGCGGCAGTGGCAGCTCCAGCGAGGGccagcaactgaggaagggcagaggtagggctgaggactggcgccgagaagggaggggggcagatttGGGAGGAATTCCTGGATGGCATTTCTCCTTCCAGTGGCGCCACTTTGGGCTTTGGGGTGGGCGGGCGGGGGTACAGACAACCCTTGTCCTTTCGCGATAAGGAGAGCCCGACCAGGTACCTGCTCTGAGCTGAgctggtggaaggggagggagggttggTGGCGAGAAGGGGCTGGCGACGACAAGTCTCCGTGGCTCCCCAGGGCCGAGGGAGGCGCGCGATGCTAAAATGGAGATTTCTCCGGGCtgggggggggctgggggaggctgaggCGGCAGCGGGCCGGGTCGCTCCCGCTCAGGCCTGGCTCCTCTGGTGCAGCAGCCCTGGCGCCTGCTCCTCAGCGGCCGTCCGCCACTGCCACCGCCGTGGCCCTTTGtcccagggaaagggagatttaccttggtgaggagggagggagggagccagactgggaggggagagggaaggagccggCCCACTCGCCGCCACTGGCCTCTGGCTGCTTCTGCGTGCCCCGTCCAATCCAGCCAGCATCTCCTCTGCTGCACCCCCGCCCTCGCCCCCGACAGCCCCACACTGCAGTCCACAAGTCCGCCTGCTCCCCGCGCCCACCGCGGCCTCTCTGGGGCGTCTGCCATCTCTGCCATCTGTTAGAGGTTGCAGGGTCTGGGCCCTGAGGTTGTGGGGTGCCCTTGGGGGCACCCCGTGCACTCCCCGGTCCCTGTTTCCGtccctggaaagggtgggtggTCAGTCTCTGAGCCAAGTTTGCAgcactggatgcctgggaagttGCGAGGGCTCACCAatgcctgtgttttgctgtttctcctcctttttaactggatccctgtctcttccctcccctttcccccactcctcactCCTCAGAAGGCCAGAATGACCAGAGAACCTGCTGtagagaaaggcttttggggtttGAGCATCTGCACCTTCAGAAGCTGCGTTGAAGCCTTCATAGGCAGCCTCTGCCACGTgagggaaggcacctccaccaggtactcgaagatctgggttagctttgattggaggacttttgttgcttaaggtgtgggggagggtggagggctctccttgaggtcctctttccaacttgttgaggatggcttttttgtatttgcaggtggttgatgtgtggttttggttgtgtgtatttcgtGTTGGGTGCAAAGGGGTCCTATTCACCGCACGACTTGTGGGAGGACATTTGTCCAagtttttgtctcatttctaaCGGGCTGGATTGGTTTGCCACTTGTATCCATTGGGTTATTGGTATGGATGGGCtcaaaaggagaggaagcagggattttTCTGTGGATTGGAGGAGTTTAGACGTTTTCTTTTGACCATGTGtagaatggttttaatttgcctggCCTGAATTACATTTTCTTCTCCTGAGCGATTTGGTGGTGGAGGTACAGTTATGCTGGTTGTTGTGCTTTTCCTCTCTTGAGCGGCAaatgtctcttcctttcttgtgTTTGAAGATAAAGGTTGGggttggataaagaaagtgtaatTTTTTGGAAAGCTGAATTGtcagtttgtgtttgtttcttttctgatgaTCTTCTGCAGTGGTGATGGGTGTCTTTCTAGACAGTGTTAAGGTACACATTAGTCTTTTTGGGCAGCACACAATGTCCTTTCTTTTGGAGCAAGGGGTAGTTACTTCTGTAGGTTATTACTGTAGGCTTTGCCGTTTAGCTCATTGGGTTGGGGATAATGTAAAATGGAGACCTTTGTATAGAGGCTAGTCTGCTTTTCCTTAGTTGCCTGccattttctgaggccaggccAGCTAACTTGTCAGTGTATGCTCTTAGTTGCTGGGATGGGAGGTTTGAGTGACGTAGGTTCATCCTGTGCTTCAGTCAATGCTGAAGAAATtccaagatgaataaaaataattttggtagggacgcctgggtggctcagtgggttaagccactgctttcggctcaggtcatgatcctggggtcctgggatggagtccagcatggggctcctggctcggcggggagcctgcctctctctccacctctgcctgcctctctgcctgcttgtgtgctttctctctccctttatgccccccacaaaaaaaaaaccaaaaacaaaactattttggtAAACGGCAGCTGGGTGAGGAAGTGGTCAGCACTAACTCAATTCGTTAGAACTTCAGGGAATAGTGGAtccctggatgtctcctttgcagtctGAACTAAAACATGCTGTATTCTTTTggctctcagtttctctttggctctgtcacCTGGGCCTTTTTGGTTGTGTTGTCTTCCTCCCCATGGGGaagttcccttcttctttctaaggaaagggagttttgtgtttgtttgtttgtttgtttttaaggcttatttattctcttaaagatacttgtttccttgagagagtctatgtgggggcaggggagggcagagggacagagagagaatgtcaggtacagtctgcactgagccaggagccagactgagagctccatcccaggaccctgagatcatgacctgatccagagtcaggagttggatgcttaacccacagagccacccaggcacccctttaagtaaactttttgaaCCGCAGCATATATACAGAGAAGTGCACAGATCATAAGCCAAAAGCGTGAGGAACCTTCACAAGGGGAACACACCATGTGACTTtacacccaggaccccagggtctgtGATAACCCTCTTGAGGTTCACTTCTGCCACGGTTCTTGACTTCCGTTGCTGGGGAGCTGTTGTGCATGTTCCTGAATTTGGTGTACGTGGAGTCATCCAGTTGGATGCACTCCTGGGCCTGCCTTATGGAGAGTCATCCGTGTTTGTGTGCGTGGTTGTGAGTTTACCAGTGCTGCTGTTTCATCCTCACACTATTTTAGAGCTCCACTCTGCGTGTAGACCCTTAGACATCCTAGAAATAGGATAGCTCCTTGGTGCCTTTTAATTACCTGCATCCTTGAACACAGGTGTCTTCTTTCAGCTGTAGTGTAAGGATCAAGCCTGGTGTGTGGAACTTTTCTACAGCCCATAAACGGAGAAAGCTTTTGCCTCCTCAGTTGTAGAGTTCTATCAGTCATTGCTCTTTCAAGTCACTGGTGAAGTGGATAGAAAATGCCTGCTTTCAGGGAACCGAACGGATGTTGAAAAGGTGAGACAAAAAGGTCTTCAGTGGTGGGAGGCGCACCCATGGAAtaaatgagtccatgggagagatAGTTAGTCTCTGTGGGTACATTGGGAAAGGCCTTACTGAATCTGGGATTTAATGATTCTTGGAGGTCGTTTGTTGGGCAGGCCGATACAAGTTAGTTGTTTGTTCCCTCCTCCATCCTTGTTAAGCTCTTCCTTCACTTCAGAGGTCATCCACACCTTTCCACTTCGCCCCACAGGCTGGTAACTACCATTTACTGTATAATAACCATCACCAGCCTTATGCATCCAGGCCCGAGGCAAGCAAAtccaactctctctgcttggtcaaGTTAAATTACGTGGCagtttttattgcctttttttttttttcatttaaagattttacttatttatttgacagagatcacaagtagacagagaggcaggcagagagagatagaggaggaagcaggctccccgccaagcagagaaccagatgtgggtctggatcccaggaccctgggatcatgccctgagccgaaggcagaagctttaagccactgatccacccaggtgcccctctcattgccTTTGAAATAAAGTCCAAATGCCAAGCATCACGAGGGGCTCTTGATTCAGTTCTTTCGTGTTCCTTTAAGATTTGTGCAAGCAGACTGCCACCAATCCCCATGTGCCCTCCACATATAAGGGTCTGTGTTTCCTGCCAACTGCATGTGTCTTGGGCTGGGACCATGGGACCTCATTTCCATACCTTcacaccttctcttcctctggttCTCTGAAATGCTTTCCCTTGCTTCTATGTCCTGGCTCACTACCGTTTGGACTCCTAGATGTCTCAGgaagccttttcatcactccagtcAGGTGTAGCTCATCTTTGTGACActtgaattgtatttttattggctTACCTCACCCTCCAAATCATGTACAATTCATTTAACACTTGAACAGAAGTTTTATTGGATCACCtattacattttaccatttttgggggtaggaccttttaaaaacaaaacaaaacaaaacaacctaatgattttgagagagggagggagggagggtggggacagagagagaggaagttttaagcagtcttcatgcagactctgagccccacatgaggctccatctgatgaccctgagatcctgagcatctgacccttaactgatttgagccacacaggtgccccctgagggcaggacctctcttttcacatctttatttttctatctgtgtagtacagtgcctggcagtgacagggcttcaggaaatgtgtATAGAATAGATGAAGATGAGTTTTAGTTTGAATCCACCTAAAACTGTTCCATCCATTTGGaagttttatgtaataaataagctTTCATACTAGGGCTCGAGTCCTGTGTCTGTAATGTTACTAGGATAGGGCAAAGTTGTCTTTATGAAGTGTGTCCTTAAAAGTAGTAtacctctttttctcattttgtttttctcaccatGGGTTGGAAATTAAACCCAGAACTTGAGTCTTGGATGCTGTAGGCAGTGCCTTGAAAGTACTTCCTGGAGTGGTCTGGAACTTCAGAGCATGAGCACATTGACCTGAGCAACAACTCTGATGATTCCTAATCCTTTTTGGGTGTCCATTTGGTTATTTACGTGGCCGAGAAAGTCTTAAAAGTCTGCTGAGGAAGCGCAGATCTGTCATGCGCAAAATCggttttgaggaactagatgggTGTGCACGTGACCTGGTGTCTAAAGGCAGTTTAAGAATGGGAACAGAACATGTTGGGTATCGATGGAGGGGTTATGCTGTCCATCGTGTAAGTTGTCTTGTGCTCATATACCTATAAGTTGGAAGTTGTACACAGAGTATATTCTGTTGAGGACTGTGGATTAATTCTGTTAAATGGAAGTCTTGACCATTCACTCCACGTATTGAGCTTTAATTTCACTTCTATGCAGTGATTGACTGTCGTGTCCAAGAAGAATTGTCAGTAAAGACACTGCAAGAAAACTGCAGTGTTATTCAGA
The DNA window shown above is from Neovison vison isolate M4711 chromosome 11, ASM_NN_V1, whole genome shotgun sequence and carries:
- the LOC122890363 gene encoding alanine and glycine-rich protein-like, translated to MALAAQTVAAAEAAAAEAAASEAQAALRRKKWPQTAALRAPRAIGADAFSCTSRLGSEGVQGSSGGGSGISGGDGGDSSGSGFSGTSGVGDSAEDVSGRNQRRRQRCKRPLRRQRGGADSSGFSGVGSSDGAHSGFGVASGGADGVGFDGTSGISGGAGSVGCGRGGHTDDGVRGASGTGTDSWTAQAATAWAFRAPAGAAVSAAVAAVEQTAASAQTALAAQAVLATQGAAAAQMAATQMAAVERRSGGGGCASGGSGSQRDSN
- the LOC122890364 gene encoding antifreeze protein Maxi-like; translated protein: MAQGRGPEKRRRRRWRRRQTGGDGVGGASGLGCTSSVGIQVAAAAVAAQTVPAAAESAAAVVTVAVQTAAWAAQAVAVQMAVALVAAALSAAAQAVGIGADSWAAQAATAWASTAPTAAAAAAAASAAAVEQTAAAAQIASAAQAVLATQEAAPAQMAATQMAAGAAQAAAVAAPARASN